In Methanosarcina siciliae T4/M, one genomic interval encodes:
- a CDS encoding glycosyltransferase family 4 protein, which translates to MDRTERTLKVLVTLIPTFILFFLFQNYYSELTSIIISFSIAHTLNWIFNGQIFVLLKNIGWVNTDKDKFFIYSSALKRRIEKTNFFYLAVIFGSLSRNRLTDSSDLDIRIIRKSGLNNALKCFLFIWHERLLALIYRFPLDIYILDDVSGLSKINSEETPIILYDPDNYIVKNYTEYFFFQDIFHKSMDFPEIIMVYPYDPLHKNPGGGIRYVDNLIMGLLKEGKKVTLLGVKLSDKTIDEYQSLGFKFVPITEKSDASYLYLLFLFVKTPFLKLPINSVIHSHRSYFLLPFILFRQNNLKIVTLHGITLEIIRVSSYAYLYPIIEPVFRFIERLCLSNIDVYIAVSNNVKHFFENRYPWMMNRIEIIPTGVDLTTYKPMDKHKIRKLYGFGEDDLIVMFVGRLEKIKNIDFLIRSFTILSQQVSNSKLLIVGNGVEESNLKNISTHLGSKIFFMGSQPSEKMPEIYNLASVLALCSESEASPNVVKEALACGIPVVSTDVGDVSSIICNDSLGKISHKDENSFARDLIHMCKSKGKNKVFFEHRNQFVTENFEIKKMSESISKVLEYYL; encoded by the coding sequence ATGGACAGGACTGAAAGAACACTAAAAGTCTTAGTAACATTAATTCCAACTTTCATACTATTTTTTTTATTTCAAAATTATTATTCAGAGTTAACTTCAATAATAATTTCATTTTCGATTGCACATACATTAAACTGGATATTTAATGGGCAAATTTTTGTACTATTAAAGAATATTGGATGGGTAAATACTGATAAAGACAAATTTTTTATTTATTCAAGTGCTCTTAAAAGAAGGATCGAAAAAACAAATTTTTTTTATTTAGCAGTAATTTTTGGTAGTTTATCAAGAAACAGACTCACAGACTCATCAGACTTAGATATAAGGATAATACGTAAATCTGGATTAAATAACGCATTGAAATGCTTCTTATTCATTTGGCATGAAAGATTATTAGCACTTATATATAGGTTCCCACTGGACATTTACATACTTGATGACGTCTCAGGTCTCTCAAAAATAAATTCAGAAGAGACACCAATAATATTATATGACCCAGATAACTACATAGTTAAAAATTATACTGAGTATTTTTTCTTCCAAGATATTTTTCATAAAAGTATGGATTTTCCAGAAATTATCATGGTTTATCCATATGATCCTTTACACAAGAACCCGGGTGGAGGAATAAGATATGTTGATAATTTAATTATGGGATTGCTGAAGGAAGGTAAAAAAGTCACACTTTTAGGGGTAAAACTGAGTGACAAAACGATTGATGAGTATCAAAGTTTAGGATTTAAATTTGTACCAATTACTGAAAAATCAGATGCTTCATATCTTTATTTACTATTTCTATTTGTAAAAACACCTTTCTTAAAGTTGCCTATAAATTCAGTTATTCACTCACATCGTTCATACTTTTTACTTCCGTTTATTTTATTTAGGCAAAACAACTTAAAAATTGTTACCCTTCATGGAATTACTTTAGAAATTATAAGGGTATCTTCGTATGCTTACCTTTATCCAATAATTGAACCTGTCTTCCGTTTTATTGAAAGACTATGTTTATCCAATATCGACGTTTATATTGCAGTTAGCAATAATGTAAAGCACTTTTTTGAAAACAGATACCCTTGGATGATGAACAGAATTGAGATTATCCCAACAGGTGTAGATTTGACTACATATAAACCAATGGACAAACATAAAATCAGGAAGCTATATGGATTTGGAGAAGACGACCTTATCGTTATGTTCGTAGGGAGATTAGAAAAAATAAAAAACATTGATTTTTTGATAAGATCTTTCACTATTTTATCTCAACAAGTATCTAATTCTAAATTATTAATTGTAGGAAACGGTGTTGAAGAATCTAATTTAAAAAATATTTCTACTCATTTAGGATCGAAAATATTCTTTATGGGATCTCAACCTTCAGAGAAAATGCCGGAGATATACAATTTAGCTAGTGTACTTGCATTATGCTCAGAATCTGAAGCTAGCCCTAACGTAGTAAAAGAGGCATTAGCCTGTGGAATTCCTGTTGTTTCAACTGATGTAGGAGATGTTTCATCTATAATCTGCAATGACTCTTTAGGGAAAATATCACATAAAGATGAGAACTCTTTTGCTAGAGATCTAATACATATGTGTAAAAGTAAAGGTAAAAACAAGGTATTTTTTGAACATAGAAATCAATTCGTTACTGAAAATTTTGAGATAAAAAAAATGTCCGAAAGTATATCTAAAGTATTAGAGTATTATCTATAA